The DNA window aacgtaaccatttaaaagatcatgaacagtacatAAACACGGGACcttaaaaactagggtttccgaagtagaacttacctgaaatggataccatcGTGCTCGTGAAGTCTTCAGGGTTCCAATGGTGGTCTTAGATTCGTcgttggtatagatttagggtggttttgtggtggtccgtgtgagttcgaaggagagggagagagaactgagagtttcgtgagggaggagagagagagagacaatgtTACGGGTTATGGGGAGGGTTTTGaggtgtggggatcccacgtgtccaACCCAATcccaatttcataaattccaacataaaaatccaaacttAAGCCTAGCTTAAGTTCCTAAAACCAAATAACTTAGGAACTTTAAGTAAAAccaattgttaaattttcgccccttagtcccgtttaagggcattttcatcttttcacgtcctcggaattaaaattccaggacgggctgtgacattgcGATGTTTGCCTAATTCCCAtaacagaaaaaaaattgtgagaaTTAAACATGCTGTGTAAATAGATGAAACGATTAATAAATTGAACAGAACAGGAACCCTAAAACAGGTAATCAAATGCGCATTcaactagaaatttgaattttagatGGAAATAATCAAAATACAGCAGCAGTTTTCTACATATGCGAAAACTAGAGAGGAAGAACGAGAAGCGAAAAGAGCAAAGCTTACTGAAGATAGCTGGAGAGGACTCGGATGAAGGGATGCTACTCTAAGAGGAGATTGGCCCGATTGGGGGAGTTGGGCTCGGCTGGCTGACTGAGAGAGAATCGGATAGGGgtgattgttttttatttttattttattttatttttttgtaccttttaagtttcaattaaaaattgtcGCTTAATATTATTACCTAATAATATTCTTCATAAACTGTAAGTtgagaggttttaagtttgACTTTcgctaaaaacgaatttgaactatattattactagtctaaggtgaggcttagcccactttTCCatcgataatattgtttgtttaaaaaaaaattcatacaacaaaatttgtttttcttatttatCAATTTTATGTTGTAAATGGGAATGATCTGatataatatattaaatttatttgcggaaaatataaaagaatggaATAATCGGTTTTTGAGTCATACTAGCTTATTCATTTGCCTATAAAATCAACTAAATCAAATGTTTTAGAGAGAACACGAAACAAAATAGAAATTCATGAAAGTGATATCAAggctagagagaagaaaaaaagtgaGAATTATCTTTATACTCCGATTTTTTGAAACAACGATAGTCTAAAAACTAAATCTGTAGTATTAGTTTCTAGTTAAATCTTAACTGTATCTACAAGGCTTATTCGCATATCCTTTTGCACATTGTACGGGACGAATAGAGTATGGAAGACAACATATTTATTTATACATGCCTTGAAGCAAATCTTTCATCATCTGTCACAACCATAACGCACAtcctacaatatatatatatatatatgaaactgaaatgttataaactgCTTAAGCATTAAGTTTATTAGATTCTAAACAAGATTGACATAACCAAGACAATTATAAATAGCTCCACACAAATAAGAATTTGAAAGTTGCAAGTCATACAAATGAAAACTTTTTCCGTAGAAAACAATTGCTAACATAAAAAGGCAAGGTTCAAAGCGATGACAAGAAAAgtagagaaaaacaagaaaagaaaaaccacaAGCAGCATATATTTGTCCTTCTTTAGCCTTCTTGAACTTTGAGGTACGAGTCCCTAATTGCACTCATTTTTCCGACAACCATATTCAGACGCATTTGTTCCCTTGGTGATACTGCACAGCAGGAGAGTCCTATCTACATCACAGCCAACAAGCATTCCTTTACCTTTTTTGCTTTCACCACTCCGTGATTGTTACGTCTTGGCAGCACAGTGCTTTCATATCTGTCATCGTTAACACCACCATCAGCTTCTAGGTTGAGGAGCAATGAAGGGTCAACAACATCCATGACATGGTCATGCAAAGCCATGGCTGCGAATTTGTAAATGCTTAGACCTTCGATGAACAAGTCATTAATAGGTGTTTTTCTTGTGAACATTTCTAGCAAGAGTATCTCGTAGCTGTAAACATCTCCCAGTATGGAAACTTGGCCTCCCATGCCGTACTCTACCCTGACATACATATAGATAATAAGATGTCATATGCAATTGACTATTAGAATTGATATCTTATTTCAGATTAATGTTAATTGTTTCTAGGAAAAAAGTCAATGGTATATCTTTAATAAATAgaatttaatttggtttttagtaATAAGTTAATAAGAAccgaaaaaaaagaaattagaatGATGGAATCTCATACCTAGAGGAATGTAACCTACAGAACCCTTTAGTTGCGATGACATTGTTTGATTGAGGGATGGATCATTTGATGCTTCCATGAGGAACCTTGCTAAACCAAAGTCCCCAACACGGGCTACCATGTCTTCATCAAGAAGGACATTGCTCGGCTTTAGATCACAATGAACAATGGACGTTTCACAATGGTTGTGGAGATAGTCTAACGCAGAAGCAACATCAATGGCTATGTTCAATCTTTGCATAAAATTCAATCTCTTACTTGGAGATTGCTCCTCATCTCTAGGATGCAACCATGAGTCAAGATTTCCATTTGGCATGAACTCGAAGACTAGACTTTTGAAGTCTGTACCATGATTATCAATGCTTGAGCATGCAGTTATGATCTTGACAAGATTTCGATGCCTGACACTTCTTAAAGCTTTGCATTCATCATTGAAACTCTTGGACGCTCCTTGTTGTTGAAGGTTTAATACCTTAACAGCAACTACCGTTCCATCGCTAGGAATTACCCCTTTATAAACAGAACTAAAACTTCCTGAACCAATCAAATTATCTACAGAGAAACCGTTAGTCGATTCAACAAGTTGTGAGTACGAAACACCTAATTTCCAATCCTTATAAGAACGTGAAGTTACAAGTCCACCTCTTGATTTTTTCAGCATTGAACGAGCACCAAAGAAGCATGATAGAGCAATTATGAATGCAAGTGCACAAGATATAGGGATGACCACTTTTGGGGAAAGTAGTCCTCGAGATGAATGGTGTTTATTTTTGGGGCATGTAGGTAGATGTAATTGTGGGATGCCACCACAGAGCCTATGATTTCCAAGAACTGAGGCACCTTTGACATTTGAAAAAATTCCTGCTTTAGGCAACTCACCTTCAAAATCATTATACCAAAGATTGAGATACTTAAGTGCTCCAAGTTTGCCTATGACTTCAGGAATCTGCTCGGATAAGTTGTTGCTTGAAATGTCAAGTTCTTCCAAGCCCTTTAAATCTTTAAGAGACTGAGGAATTGTTCCTTCAAATTTGTTATCGTCTAAGAAGAGGCCTTCCAAACTAGTACAACTGCTGAGGGTGCTGGGGATTTCACCTGATAACTTGTTGTTTGATACATTTAGCAGTGTGAGATGCACCAGATCACCCACTTTACTTGGCAGTGAACCAGTCAAATAATTGTCAGACAGGTCTAAACCAATTGAAAGGGTTGAAAGCTCCATAAGCTTTTGAGGTATGTTGCCCGTTAGATTGTTATTATAAAGTGTAAGTACTAACAGGTTCTGGCAGTTTCCAAGACTTGGAGGTATACCTCCCTCAAAACTGTTTATGTGCATGTAAAGCTCTATCAATGAATCATATTACCCAGGGAAGATGGAATTGGCCCGGAAAATTTGTTATCATACAAATACAGTTTCCCTATCTTCTCAAGCTTCCTAATTTATTCAGGGACAACACCCGCCAAATAGTTTTCACTTACATCTAGATTGATAAGGTTTATAAGATTTCCAATGCCGTTTGGGAGGCTTCCATGTAACAAATTACCCGCCAGAAAAAGAATTTGCAGTTGGGTCGAAAGGTTGGATATGGATCTCGGGATTTCTCCCCCAAAACGATTATAGCTAAGACCCAGGTGTTGAAGACTAGTACAATTAGTCAAGAAATTGAGAAAACTCAAATCACCAAGTTTTCCATTTCCCAGTCGATTGTCTATAAAGTTTAGCACAGTTAAGCTTCGCAAGCTTCCGAGACTTTCTCCAGGGACAGTCTCCGTGAAATCATTTCCACCAAAATCAATCCTCTGAAGTCTGGAAACATTTGACAATGATACAGGAATATTTCCTGTGAAATTGTTGATACTACAGTAAAATTCTACGAGATTAGGAAGCAAGATGCCGAGATTTGATAGTAGCTCTCCATGTAGTTGGTTTCCAGTAACACTGAAAATGTATATGGAAGAAATATTATAAATTGAAGAAGGGAGCATACCAGACAAATTATTCTGCCCAACTGAGAATGTCTTCAAGGTTGTTATATGCCCGAGCTCATTTGGTATGCTTCCTTGAACATTGTTGCGGCCAAGTCTAAGACTCCTCAAAGAAGAAAAGTTTCCTATCTAAGCTGGGATGGTTCCACTGAGATTATTAAGTGCAAGATGTAGAACAGTTAAACTCAACCACGAACTGAGTTGGTGTGGAATCGACCCAATAATCTTATTGGAATTAAGATAAAAAACTCTTAGTTGTGTACAGTGGGACATATTAGTCGGAATTTTCCCGCCTAAAGAATTGGAAGACAGGTTGAGACTTTCCAGGGCATGCAGACGACCCAGTTTTTGAGGAATTTCACCATGAAATTTGTTGCTTCCCAAGCTTATTTCAATTAGACGAGTAAGATTCCCAATGGAAGGTGGAATGGAGCCTACCAATTGTTTATCTCCCAGGTCCAGAATCAAGATTCTTTGGGTGGCACGGTGGCATGTAATGCCTACCCAATTGCAGAAGTGGATGGAATGATTCCATGAGCTCATGACACTGAGGGGATCTTCAGTTATTCTTTTCTTCAAGTCTAGCAAAGCTAAGCGATCAGATTCGTTTCCAAGCAGGGTAGGGCTGGGAAATGCTGCAGATTCCTGACATGTGCTCATCATGTATAAGACTAAGAGAAAGAAGCCAGGCATGAATTTCAACAAAACCAAATGACGAATAGTACGTGAATGCTCCATCATTGTTCAAAGACAAACGGAAAACCAGAAAACCAAAGTTTAATCTGCACAAAAGAGAAGAAGTCTTATCAAATGTAAGAAAAAACACTTGAGATTGGATGGCCACAGAAATTAAGATAGACCAACAAAGTCCACAGCTTATAAGGAATGGAAGAGTCAGTCAAACGAACTTTGCCCGCACTGCGAAGC is part of the Malus domestica chromosome 12, GDT2T_hap1 genome and encodes:
- the LOC103431072 gene encoding probable LRR receptor-like serine/threonine-protein kinase At3g47570; translation: MHINSFEGGIPPSLGNCQNLLVLTLYNNNLTGNIPQKLMELSTLSIGLDLSDNYLTGSLPSKVGDLVHLTLLNVSNNKLSGEIPSTLSSCTSLEGLFLDDNKFEGTIPQSLKDLKGLEELDISSNNLSEQIPEVIGKLGALKYLNLWYNDFEGELPKAGIFSNVKGASVLGNHRLCGGIPQLHLPTCPKNKHHSSRGLLSPKVVIPISCALAFIIALSCFFGARSMLKKSRGGLVTSRSYKDWKLGVSYSQLVESTNGFSVDNLIGSGSFSSVYKGVIPSDGTVVAVKVLNLQQQGASKSFNDECKALRSVRHRNLVKIITACSSIDNHGTDFKSLVFEFMPNGNLDSWLHPRDEEQSPSKRLNFMQRLNIAIDVASALDYLHNHCETSIVHCDLKPSNVLLDEDMVARVGDFGLARFLMEASNDPSLNQTMSSQLKGSVGYIPLEYGMGGQVSILGDVYSYEILLLEMFTRKTPINDLFIEGLSIYKFAAMALHDHVMDVVDPSLLLNLEADGGVNDDRYESTVLPRRNNHGVVKAKKVKECLLAVM